One segment of Xanthomonas oryzae pv. oryzae DNA contains the following:
- a CDS encoding fimbrial biogenesis chaperone → MAASRHVHSLLTSLLVMACATASATARAAEIAIAPTTAHIPADSDQATVWLYNQAAQPWRADAKLYRWRQDGERELLEPASGATVSPAYFEIPSQGRQLLRVIRLGPSPTQAEDSYRLVVTQHAIGNETDLLRYSTPVFAQSSQASAPQPALQATLAGYGSDRMLRIHNPGVSHARLADLAYVDADGTRRSIRKDLAGYVLPGQTRQWALPGNLPAGSGRFVARINSDIESTLALEPGIGN, encoded by the coding sequence ATGGCCGCCTCCCGTCATGTTCACAGTCTGCTGACCTCGCTCTTGGTCATGGCCTGTGCAACAGCAAGCGCCACCGCCCGCGCCGCCGAAATCGCCATCGCGCCCACCACCGCGCATATCCCGGCCGACAGCGACCAGGCCACCGTCTGGCTCTACAACCAGGCCGCGCAGCCGTGGCGTGCCGATGCCAAGCTCTACCGCTGGCGTCAGGACGGCGAACGCGAACTGCTTGAGCCGGCCAGCGGCGCCACCGTCAGCCCGGCGTATTTCGAAATTCCGTCGCAAGGCCGGCAGCTGCTGCGGGTGATTCGCCTCGGCCCCAGCCCCACGCAGGCCGAAGACAGCTACCGTCTCGTCGTGACCCAGCACGCCATCGGCAACGAGACCGACTTGCTGCGCTATTCCACGCCGGTATTCGCACAGTCCAGCCAAGCCAGCGCACCGCAGCCGGCACTCCAGGCCACCTTGGCCGGGTATGGCAGCGACCGCATGCTGCGCATTCACAACCCCGGGGTCAGCCACGCACGCCTGGCCGATCTGGCCTATGTCGACGCGGATGGCACCCGCCGCAGCATCCGCAAGGACCTGGCCGGCTATGTCCTGCCTGGTCAGACCCGCCAGTGGGCCCTACCGGGCAACCTGCCCGCAGGCAGCGGCCGCTTCGTGGCGCGTATCAATAGCGATATCGAGAGCACGCTGGCTTTAGAGCCGGGCATCGGCAACTGA